One region of Cyanobium sp. M30B3 genomic DNA includes:
- the purE gene encoding 5-(carboxyamino)imidazole ribonucleotide mutase, translating into MGSDSDLPTMQPAVAMLERFGVPCEVRVLSAHRTPLEMVAFAREARQRGLQVIIAGAGGAAHLPGMVASLTTLPVIGVPVHTRALSGVDSLHSIVQMPAGIPVATVAIGNGANAGLLAVQILAAADGALDGALAEALAVYRAELHGQVRAKDDRLQELGSTAYLAQMG; encoded by the coding sequence ATGGGCAGCGACTCCGACCTGCCCACCATGCAGCCGGCGGTGGCGATGCTGGAGCGCTTCGGCGTGCCCTGTGAGGTGCGGGTGCTCTCGGCCCACCGCACCCCGCTGGAGATGGTGGCGTTCGCCCGGGAGGCGCGCCAGCGGGGCCTGCAGGTGATCATCGCCGGCGCCGGTGGCGCCGCCCACCTGCCCGGCATGGTGGCCTCGCTCACCACCCTGCCGGTGATCGGCGTGCCGGTGCACACCCGGGCCCTCTCGGGGGTGGATTCGCTGCACTCGATCGTGCAGATGCCGGCCGGCATCCCGGTGGCCACGGTGGCGATCGGCAACGGTGCCAATGCCGGCCTGCTGGCGGTGCAGATCCTGGCCGCCGCCGATGGCGCCCTGGATGGGGCCCTGGCCGAGGCGCTAGCTGTCTACCGCGCCGAGCTGCACGGCCAGGTGCGAGCCAAGGACGACCGCCTGCAGGAGCTGGGCAGCACGGCCTATCTGGCCCAGATGGGCTGA
- a CDS encoding N-acetylglucosamine-6-phosphate deacetylase, with translation MRWITNVRLPQARRCSHGGDRRWRLAVDGAGQIELVEPIPTGSSAAGDDWGGDWLSPAGVDLQINGGLGLAFPELSEADLPRLLELLELLWRDGVEAICPTLVTCGVAPLRQALAVLEQARQQHRPGRCQLLGAHLEGPFLNPARRGAHPEQHLAAPSLEALSERIGGFEHQIDLVTLAPELEGAGTLIEALRQRGIVVSLGHSTAGEAEANAAFDAGVAMLTHSFNAMAGLHHRAPGPVAAAVLRGDIALGLIADGVHVHPSMALLLQRLAPDQVVLVSDALAPYGLGEGRHRWDERLLLVQDGSCRLEDGTLAGVTLPLLEGVRRLASWGVPAEQAIAAATLTPRRVLGDRRSATALLLGRPLGDTLRWSASTDGLSWRRPGRPAADRCG, from the coding sequence ATGCGCTGGATCACCAACGTGCGCCTGCCCCAGGCCCGCCGCTGCAGCCATGGCGGCGATCGCCGCTGGCGGCTGGCCGTGGATGGGGCCGGCCAGATCGAGCTGGTGGAGCCCATCCCCACCGGCAGCAGCGCCGCCGGCGACGACTGGGGCGGCGACTGGCTGAGCCCAGCCGGGGTGGACCTGCAGATCAACGGCGGTCTGGGCCTGGCCTTCCCCGAACTCAGCGAGGCCGATCTGCCGCGGCTGCTGGAGCTGCTGGAGCTGCTCTGGCGCGATGGCGTGGAGGCGATCTGCCCCACCCTGGTGACCTGTGGCGTGGCGCCCCTGCGTCAGGCCCTGGCCGTGCTGGAGCAGGCCCGCCAGCAGCACCGGCCCGGCCGCTGCCAGCTGCTCGGCGCCCATCTGGAGGGCCCGTTCCTCAACCCCGCGCGCCGGGGGGCCCACCCCGAGCAGCACCTGGCCGCCCCCAGCCTGGAGGCCCTGAGCGAGCGGATCGGCGGGTTTGAGCACCAGATCGACCTGGTGACCTTGGCTCCGGAGCTGGAGGGGGCCGGCACACTGATCGAAGCCCTGCGCCAGCGGGGCATCGTGGTGAGCCTGGGCCACAGCACCGCCGGCGAGGCGGAAGCCAACGCCGCCTTCGACGCCGGCGTGGCGATGCTCACCCACAGCTTCAACGCCATGGCCGGGCTGCACCACCGTGCCCCCGGCCCCGTGGCGGCGGCGGTGCTGCGGGGCGACATCGCCCTGGGACTGATCGCCGACGGCGTGCACGTGCACCCCAGCATGGCCCTGCTGCTGCAACGGCTGGCACCGGACCAGGTGGTGCTGGTGAGCGATGCCCTTGCCCCCTACGGCCTTGGCGAAGGCCGGCACCGCTGGGACGAGCGGCTGCTGCTGGTGCAGGACGGCAGCTGCCGCCTGGAGGACGGCACCCTGGCCGGCGTGACCCTGCCGCTGCTGGAGGGCGTGCGGCGGCTGGCCAGCTGGGGGGTGCCCGCCGAGCAGGCAATCGCGGCGGCCACACTCACGCCCCGGCGGGTGCTGGGCGATCGGCGCAGCGCCACCGCGCTGCTGCTGGGGCGCCCCCTAGGAGACACCTTGCGCTGGAGCGCGTCGACAGATGGACTCAGCTGGCGGCGGCCGGGCAGGCCGGCGGCAGATCGGTGTGGGTGA
- a CDS encoding type II toxin-antitoxin system VapB family antitoxin, translated as MALNIRNPEANRLAAELAALAGESKTDAVILALQERLQRLRRQRAARPDAQAILASRLDQIARRCAARPIRDQRTAEEILGYDANGLPC; from the coding sequence ATGGCGCTGAACATCCGCAATCCTGAGGCCAACCGGCTGGCGGCGGAGTTGGCTGCCCTCGCCGGTGAAAGCAAGACCGATGCCGTGATCCTGGCTCTGCAGGAGCGTCTGCAGCGGCTGCGCCGCCAACGGGCAGCCCGGCCCGATGCCCAGGCGATCCTTGCCAGTCGTCTGGACCAGATTGCCCGGCGTTGCGCCGCCAGGCCGATCCGCGACCAGCGCACGGCCGAGGAGATCCTTGGCTACGACGCCAATGGCTTGCCCTGCTGA
- a CDS encoding type II toxin-antitoxin system VapC family toxin, which produces MVIDSSAVLAILQDEPERSAFNALIAAADTRLLSAASLVELSIVLEARFGADGQGDLDLLLSTAEIEIVVVDREQAELARGAFSRYGKGRHRAGLNFGDCFAYALAKRADSPLLFKGNDFTHTDLPPACPAAAS; this is translated from the coding sequence ATGGTGATTGACAGCTCGGCTGTGCTGGCCATCCTCCAGGATGAGCCCGAGCGCAGTGCCTTCAACGCCCTGATCGCTGCGGCCGACACCCGTCTGCTCTCAGCGGCGTCCCTGGTGGAGCTCTCGATCGTGCTGGAGGCCCGCTTTGGAGCCGACGGCCAGGGCGATCTGGATCTGTTGCTGAGCACTGCTGAGATCGAGATCGTGGTTGTGGATCGCGAGCAGGCCGAGCTGGCCCGCGGTGCCTTCAGCCGCTACGGCAAGGGCCGGCATCGAGCTGGCTTGAATTTCGGCGACTGCTTTGCCTATGCCCTGGCCAAACGGGCCGACTCTCCCTTGCTGTTCAAGGGCAACGATTTCACCCACACCGATCTGCCGCCGGCCTGCCCGGCCGCCGCCAGCTGA
- the bchM gene encoding magnesium protoporphyrin IX methyltransferase: MPTAPVSTTTAADKAAEKAEVKTYFESTGFDRWNRIYSTSDDVNKVQRNIRIGHQKTVDNVLAWLQEQGDLGSRSFCDAGCGVGSLSIPLAQLGAGSIAASDLSEAMASEGRRRAAEAGISGEQLQFSASDLESLEGRYDTVICLDVFIHYPQTAAEEMVRHLAGMAEKHLIVSFAPYTPLLALLKGIGQLFPGPSKTTRAYTLREDGIVAAAAEAGFQPVRRSLNQAPFYFSRLIAFERG, translated from the coding sequence ATGCCCACCGCGCCCGTCAGCACCACCACCGCCGCCGACAAGGCCGCTGAGAAAGCCGAGGTCAAGACCTACTTCGAGAGCACCGGCTTCGATCGCTGGAACCGCATTTACAGCACGTCCGATGACGTGAACAAGGTGCAGCGCAACATCCGCATCGGCCACCAGAAGACGGTGGACAATGTGCTGGCCTGGTTGCAGGAGCAGGGCGATCTGGGGAGCCGCAGCTTCTGCGACGCCGGCTGCGGCGTGGGCAGCCTGTCGATTCCCCTGGCCCAGCTGGGCGCCGGCTCGATCGCCGCCTCCGACCTCTCCGAGGCCATGGCCAGTGAAGGGCGCCGCCGGGCCGCAGAGGCCGGCATCAGCGGCGAACAACTGCAGTTCAGTGCCTCCGACCTGGAGAGCCTGGAGGGCCGCTACGACACGGTGATCTGCCTGGACGTGTTCATCCACTACCCCCAGACCGCCGCCGAGGAGATGGTGCGCCACCTGGCGGGCATGGCCGAGAAGCACCTGATCGTGAGCTTCGCCCCCTACACGCCGCTGCTGGCCCTGCTCAAGGGCATCGGCCAGCTGTTCCCCGGCCCGAGCAAAACCACCCGCGCCTACACCCTGCGGGAGGACGGCATTGTGGCCGCCGCGGCCGAGGCCGGCTTCCAGCCGGTGCGCCGCAGCCTCAACCAGGCGCCCTTCTATTTCTCGCGGCTGATCGCCTTCGAGCGGGGCTGA